One Streptomyces sp. P9-A2 DNA window includes the following coding sequences:
- a CDS encoding CAP domain-containing protein, which translates to MGRHRRSAAGRAATGRAATEVTQHDDRHDGSHRPLGAHAENAPTMGIAPYLNPEAYAETSARSAAYLFATENAPGDGYAGRFTQGGSSGSAVIENGHQDGGSAAGPDRSRTADTAAAGMAAADTAVFASDGLRHGGIPQQGGSPEDGFTPGESDRHAGGRRRKKKAATPVRTGLLGVSAAMALGTVAVATGVVPGLENYKLGGDRAPGDSVEAAGTPTNVPGELGGTSGSLESPSRDAGNPASRDSDRAASPKPSPSESEAESTGEKATKTPEKKAPAEAEAAEKKPSTTPGEEVSEKTTAPERKTAPQPEKQTPSSPVTVSEEAAAGAQVLQLVNQERAKVGCSPVAANSSLTSLATAFSKDMAGRGFFDHTDPDGDTPWDRASTAGISDLGGENIARGQATAAAVMEAWMDSPGHKANILNCDFKTLGVGVHFGPGGPWWTQNFGY; encoded by the coding sequence ATGGGACGCCACCGACGCTCCGCCGCCGGCCGCGCCGCCACGGGCCGCGCCGCCACGGAAGTCACTCAGCACGACGACCGGCACGACGGAAGCCACCGCCCGCTGGGGGCTCACGCCGAGAACGCTCCGACGATGGGTATCGCCCCCTATCTGAACCCGGAGGCGTACGCCGAGACCTCCGCGCGGAGCGCGGCCTACCTCTTCGCGACGGAGAACGCTCCCGGGGACGGCTACGCGGGGCGCTTCACCCAGGGCGGCTCCTCCGGAAGCGCCGTGATTGAGAACGGCCACCAGGACGGCGGCTCCGCCGCGGGCCCGGACCGCTCCAGGACCGCTGACACGGCCGCCGCCGGCATGGCCGCCGCCGACACGGCCGTGTTCGCGAGTGACGGCCTCCGGCACGGGGGCATCCCGCAGCAGGGCGGCTCTCCGGAAGACGGCTTCACACCCGGCGAGAGCGACCGGCACGCGGGCGGGCGCCGCCGGAAGAAGAAGGCCGCGACCCCGGTCCGCACCGGCCTGCTCGGGGTGTCCGCCGCGATGGCCCTCGGCACGGTCGCGGTGGCCACGGGTGTGGTTCCCGGTCTCGAGAACTACAAGTTGGGCGGCGACCGCGCCCCCGGCGACAGCGTCGAGGCCGCGGGCACCCCGACCAACGTGCCCGGCGAGCTGGGCGGCACCTCGGGCAGCCTCGAGAGCCCGAGCCGCGACGCCGGCAACCCCGCGAGCCGCGACTCCGATCGCGCGGCCTCCCCCAAGCCCTCGCCGTCGGAGTCGGAGGCGGAGTCGACCGGCGAGAAGGCCACGAAGACGCCGGAGAAGAAGGCGCCCGCGGAGGCCGAGGCGGCGGAGAAGAAGCCGTCGACGACACCGGGCGAGGAGGTGTCGGAGAAGACGACGGCTCCGGAGCGCAAGACCGCCCCGCAACCGGAGAAGCAGACACCCAGCAGCCCGGTGACCGTGTCCGAGGAGGCCGCCGCCGGAGCCCAGGTGCTCCAGCTGGTCAACCAGGAACGGGCCAAGGTGGGCTGCAGCCCGGTGGCCGCGAACAGCTCGCTGACCTCTCTGGCCACGGCGTTCAGCAAGGACATGGCCGGCCGCGGCTTCTTCGACCACACCGACCCCGACGGCGACACCCCGTGGGACCGGGCGTCGACGGCCGGGATATCCGACCTGGGCGGGGAGAACATCGCCCGCGGCCAGGCCACCGCCGCGGCTGTGATGGAAGCCTGGATGGACAGTCCCGGTCACAAGGCGAACATCCTGAACTGCGACTTCAAGACCCTGGGCGTGGGTGTGCACTTCGGCCCCGGCGGCCCGTGGTGGACCCAGAACTTCGGCTACTAG
- the rpmF gene encoding 50S ribosomal protein L32 → MAVPKRKMSRSNTRHRRSQWKAAVPTLVACERCHEPKQQHIACPSCGTYNKRQVLEV, encoded by the coding sequence GTGGCTGTTCCGAAGCGGAAGATGTCGCGCAGCAACACGCGCCACCGCCGGTCGCAGTGGAAGGCTGCGGTCCCCACCCTGGTTGCGTGCGAGCGCTGCCACGAGCCCAAGCAGCAGCACATCGCGTGCCCGTCTTGCGGCACTTACAACAAGCGCCAGGTCCTCGAGGTCTGA
- the mutM gene encoding bifunctional DNA-formamidopyrimidine glycosylase/DNA-(apurinic or apyrimidinic site) lyase, producing MPELPEVEVVRRGLERWVAHRTVAAVEVLHPRAVRRHLAGADDFAHRLRGHRVGVPGRRGKYLWLPLEDSDQSVLAHLGMSGQLLVQPHTAADEKHLRVRVRFTDTRTSAAAAAGGTELRFVDQRTFGGLSLHDNTPDGLPDVIAHIARDPLDPLFDDEAFHRALRRKRTTIKRALLDQSLISGVGNIYADEALWRARIHYERPTETFTRPRSQLLLGHVRDVMNAALAVGGTSFDSLYVNVNGESGYFDRSLDAYGREGLPCRRCGTPVRRRPWMNRSSYFCPRCQRVPRASS from the coding sequence ATGCCCGAGCTGCCCGAGGTCGAGGTCGTACGGCGCGGACTGGAGCGGTGGGTCGCCCACCGGACCGTCGCCGCGGTCGAGGTACTGCACCCGCGTGCGGTCCGCCGCCACCTCGCCGGCGCCGACGACTTCGCGCACCGTCTGAGGGGGCACCGTGTCGGCGTCCCAGGCCGCCGCGGCAAGTACCTGTGGCTGCCACTGGAGGACTCGGACCAGTCGGTCCTGGCCCACCTCGGGATGAGCGGCCAGCTGCTGGTCCAGCCGCACACCGCGGCGGACGAGAAGCACCTGCGCGTGCGGGTCCGCTTCACCGACACGCGGACATCAGCCGCTGCCGCGGCGGGCGGCACCGAGCTCCGCTTCGTCGACCAGCGCACCTTCGGCGGGCTCTCGCTGCACGACAACACCCCCGACGGGCTGCCCGACGTCATCGCGCACATCGCCCGCGACCCCCTCGACCCGCTCTTCGACGACGAGGCCTTCCACCGGGCGCTGCGCCGCAAGCGCACCACGATCAAACGGGCCCTGCTCGACCAGTCGCTGATCAGCGGAGTGGGCAACATCTACGCGGACGAGGCGCTGTGGCGGGCCCGTATCCACTACGAGCGCCCCACGGAGACCTTCACCCGCCCGCGCTCCCAGCTTCTCCTGGGCCACGTCCGGGACGTGATGAACGCCGCTCTCGCGGTGGGCGGCACCAGCTTCGACAGCCTGTACGTCAACGTCAACGGTGAATCGGGCTACTTCGACCGGTCCCTGGACGCCTACGGGCGGGAGGGCCTGCCCTGCCGTCGCTGCGGTACGCCGGTGCGCCGACGGCCCTGGATGAACCGGTCCAGCTACTTCTGCCCGAGGTGTCAGAGGGTTCCACGCGCCTCGTCGTAG
- a CDS encoding winged helix-turn-helix transcriptional regulator — MTSTRPRPEDSVEQRLPYNAFARVCPSRGTLEHVTGRWGALTLGALSGGSLRFNELRRRVDGVSEKMLSQTLHALERDGLVHREAQPTNPPRVDYELTPLGHEVARRVLSLIRFLENSMDDVLQARESYDEARGTL, encoded by the coding sequence ATGACAAGCACGCGGCCGCGCCCGGAGGACTCGGTGGAGCAGCGGCTTCCCTACAACGCGTTCGCCCGGGTGTGCCCGTCGCGCGGCACACTGGAGCATGTGACGGGACGCTGGGGCGCGCTGACGCTCGGGGCGCTGTCCGGGGGTTCGCTGCGCTTCAACGAACTGCGCCGCCGGGTCGACGGGGTGAGCGAGAAGATGCTCTCCCAGACTCTGCACGCGCTGGAGCGCGACGGTCTGGTGCACCGCGAGGCGCAGCCGACCAATCCGCCCCGGGTGGACTACGAACTCACCCCGCTGGGCCACGAGGTCGCACGGCGCGTGCTGTCCCTCATCCGTTTCCTGGAGAACAGCATGGACGACGTGCTCCAGGCCCGCGAGAGCTACGACGAGGCGCGTGGAACCCTCTGA
- the rnc gene encoding ribonuclease III, with product MRGTVSTPKKQSPRASGSGTADHQASSHTLLEGRLGYQLESALLVRALTHRSYAYENGGLPTNERLEFLGDSVLGLVVTDTLYTTHPDLPEGQLAKLRAAVVNSRALAEVGRGLDLGSFIRLGRGEEGTGGRDKASILADTLEAVIGAVYLDQGLDSAAELVHRLFDPLIEKSSNLGAGLDWKTSLQELTATEGLGVPEYLVTETGPDHEKTFTAAARVGGVSYGTGTGRSKKEAEQQAAESAWRSIRAAADERAEAAASAEVTSPTAEAAASAEAADPVADASAEPAADTSSASA from the coding sequence GTGAGAGGCACTGTGTCCACGCCCAAGAAGCAGTCGCCCCGCGCGAGCGGGAGCGGAACGGCGGACCACCAGGCCTCGTCCCACACGCTTCTGGAAGGGCGGCTCGGCTATCAGCTCGAGTCCGCCCTTCTGGTGCGCGCGCTGACCCACCGTTCCTACGCGTACGAGAACGGCGGTCTGCCGACGAACGAACGGCTGGAGTTCCTCGGGGACTCCGTGCTCGGCCTCGTCGTCACGGACACGCTGTACACCACCCACCCCGATCTGCCCGAAGGCCAGTTGGCCAAGTTGCGGGCCGCGGTGGTCAACTCGCGTGCGCTGGCGGAGGTGGGCCGCGGGCTCGACCTCGGTTCCTTCATCCGGCTCGGCCGCGGTGAAGAGGGCACAGGTGGCCGGGACAAGGCATCCATCCTCGCCGACACCCTCGAAGCGGTGATCGGCGCGGTCTATCTCGACCAGGGACTCGACTCGGCGGCGGAGCTGGTGCACCGTCTGTTCGACCCGCTGATCGAGAAGTCCTCCAACCTCGGTGCCGGCCTGGACTGGAAGACCAGTCTCCAGGAACTCACCGCGACCGAAGGACTCGGCGTACCCGAGTACCTGGTCACGGAGACCGGCCCCGACCACGAGAAGACCTTCACTGCTGCCGCCCGCGTCGGAGGCGTCTCGTACGGCACCGGCACCGGCCGCAGCAAGAAGGAGGCGGAACAGCAGGCCGCCGAGTCGGCCTGGCGGTCCATTCGGGCCGCTGCGGACGAGCGAGCCGAAGCGGCTGCCTCGGCCGAAGTGACTTCCCCGACGGCCGAAGCGGCTGCCTCGGCCGAAGCGGCCGACCCGGTCGCCGACGCGAGCGCCGAGCCTGCGGCCGACACGTCGTCGGCCTCCGCCTGA
- the smc gene encoding chromosome segregation protein SMC has product MHLKALTLRGFKSFASATTLRFEPGITCVVGPNGSGKSNVVDALSWVMGEQGAKSLRGGKMEDVIFAGTTGRPPLGRAEVSLTVDNADGALPIEYAEVTITRIMFRNGGSEYQINGDTCRLLDIQELLSDSGIGREMHVIVGQGQLDSVLHADPMGRRAFIEEAAGVLKHRKRKEKALRKLDAMQANLARVQDLTDELRRQLKPLGRQAAVARRAAVIQADLRDVRLRLLADDLVRLREALTAEIADETALKERKDTAERELRKALQREAALESEVRRLAPRLQNAQQTWYELSQLAERVRGTVSLADARVKSATSAPPEERRGRDPEDLEREAARVREQEAELEAALEAAEHALEDTVAHRAELERELAQEERRLKDAARAVADRREELARLTGKVGAARSRAAAAQAEIERLAASRDEARERAAAAQEEYEALRAEVDGLDAGDAELAGQHDRARQRLALAESALTAAREAATAAERERAATRARHEALALGLRRKDGTGVLLAARDRLTGLLGPAAELLAVTPGHETALAAAFGAAADALAVSGPAAAAEAIRLLRTQDAGRAALLLATAPDPSHARAHDGPRERRADGSYGAHEPQGAPEPFTDVPDGPRYAADLVRGPAELLPAVRRLLRGIVVVGTLEDAEELLYARPELTAVTAEGDLLGTHFAHGGSAGAPSLLEVQASVDEAAAELEVLAVRCEELTRAQHTATEERGRYAVLVEELGERRRAADREKSSVAQQLGRLAGQARGAAGEAERSAAAAARSQEALDQALGDVEELAERLAVAEEMPFDEEPDTSVRDRLAADGANARQTEMEARLQVRTHEERVKGLAGRADSLDRAARTEREARVRAEQRRARLRHEAAVAEAVAAGARHLLAHVEVSLARADEERAAAEAAKVHREQELARARTEGRDLKAELDKLTDSVHRGEVLGAEKRLRMEQLETRALEELGVEPEGLVAEYGPHRLVPPSPPAEGEQLPEAEADSGSAAKSHPRDRPRPFVRAEQEKRLKTVERAYQQLGKVNPLALEEFAALEERHQFLGEQLEDLKKTRVDLLQVVKEVDERVEQVFSEAYWDTAREFEGVFSRLFPGGEGRLVLTDPDNMLTTGVDVEARPPGKRVKRLSLLSGGERSLTAVALLVSIFKARPSPFYVMDEVEAALDDTNLQRLIRIMQELQEASQLIVITHQKRTMEVADALYGVSMQGDGVSKVISQRLSRTT; this is encoded by the coding sequence GTGCACCTCAAGGCCCTGACCCTCCGTGGCTTCAAGTCGTTCGCCTCGGCGACCACGCTCCGGTTCGAACCGGGAATCACGTGCGTCGTCGGCCCGAACGGCTCGGGCAAGTCCAATGTCGTGGACGCGCTCAGCTGGGTGATGGGCGAGCAGGGCGCCAAGTCGCTGCGCGGCGGCAAGATGGAGGACGTCATCTTCGCCGGCACCACGGGCCGCCCGCCGCTCGGCCGGGCCGAGGTGTCCCTGACCGTCGACAACGCCGACGGGGCCCTGCCCATCGAGTACGCCGAGGTCACCATCACGCGGATCATGTTCCGCAACGGCGGCAGCGAGTACCAGATCAACGGCGACACCTGCCGCCTCCTCGACATCCAGGAACTGCTCTCCGACTCCGGCATCGGCCGTGAAATGCACGTCATCGTCGGCCAGGGACAGCTGGACTCCGTCCTGCACGCCGACCCGATGGGCCGCCGCGCCTTCATCGAAGAGGCCGCGGGCGTCCTCAAGCACCGCAAGCGCAAGGAGAAGGCGCTGCGCAAACTGGACGCGATGCAGGCCAACCTCGCGCGCGTGCAGGACCTCACGGACGAGCTGCGGCGGCAGCTGAAGCCCCTCGGCCGCCAGGCGGCGGTCGCCCGGAGGGCCGCCGTCATCCAGGCCGACCTGCGCGACGTCCGTCTGCGGCTGCTCGCCGACGACCTCGTGCGCCTGCGCGAGGCCCTCACGGCGGAGATCGCCGACGAGACCGCCCTCAAGGAGCGCAAGGACACCGCCGAACGGGAACTGCGCAAGGCCCTCCAGCGCGAGGCCGCCCTCGAGAGCGAGGTCCGCCGCCTCGCCCCGCGCCTGCAGAACGCCCAGCAGACCTGGTACGAGCTGTCCCAGCTCGCCGAACGGGTCCGAGGCACCGTCTCGCTCGCCGACGCGCGCGTGAAGAGCGCCACCTCCGCACCCCCCGAGGAACGCCGCGGACGCGACCCCGAGGACCTGGAACGCGAGGCCGCCCGCGTCCGCGAACAGGAGGCAGAGCTGGAGGCCGCCCTCGAAGCCGCCGAACACGCCCTGGAGGACACGGTCGCCCACCGCGCCGAGCTGGAACGCGAACTCGCCCAGGAAGAACGGCGTCTGAAGGACGCCGCGCGTGCCGTCGCCGACCGGCGGGAGGAACTCGCCCGCCTCACCGGCAAGGTCGGCGCCGCACGCTCGCGCGCCGCGGCGGCCCAGGCCGAGATCGAGCGCCTGGCGGCCTCCCGCGACGAGGCCCGGGAACGGGCCGCCGCCGCCCAGGAGGAGTACGAGGCCCTGCGGGCCGAGGTCGACGGCCTCGACGCCGGCGACGCGGAACTCGCCGGACAGCACGACAGGGCCAGGCAACGGCTCGCCCTGGCCGAGTCCGCCCTCACCGCCGCACGCGAGGCGGCCACCGCCGCCGAACGCGAGCGCGCGGCGACCCGGGCCCGCCACGAGGCCCTCGCCCTGGGCCTGCGCCGCAAGGACGGCACCGGCGTGCTGCTCGCGGCCCGGGACCGGCTCACCGGACTGCTCGGCCCCGCCGCCGAACTGCTCGCCGTCACTCCCGGCCATGAGACCGCCCTCGCCGCCGCCTTCGGGGCCGCCGCCGACGCCCTCGCCGTGAGCGGACCCGCGGCCGCCGCCGAGGCGATCCGTCTGCTGCGCACACAGGACGCGGGCCGTGCCGCCCTGCTGCTCGCCACCGCCCCGGACCCGTCGCACGCCAGGGCGCACGACGGCCCGCGCGAGCGGCGAGCCGACGGTTCGTACGGGGCGCATGAGCCGCAGGGGGCGCCCGAGCCGTTCACCGACGTACCCGACGGCCCGCGGTACGCCGCCGATCTGGTGCGCGGGCCCGCCGAGCTGCTGCCCGCGGTACGCCGGCTGCTGCGCGGGATCGTGGTCGTCGGCACCCTGGAGGATGCCGAGGAGCTGCTGTACGCGCGGCCCGAGCTGACCGCCGTGACCGCCGAAGGCGACCTGCTGGGCACGCACTTCGCGCACGGCGGCTCGGCGGGCGCCCCGAGCCTGCTGGAGGTGCAGGCCTCCGTGGACGAGGCCGCCGCCGAGCTGGAGGTGCTTGCCGTGCGGTGCGAGGAACTGACCCGGGCCCAGCACACGGCGACCGAGGAGCGCGGCCGGTACGCCGTCCTCGTCGAGGAACTGGGGGAGCGGCGCCGGGCGGCCGACCGGGAGAAGTCCTCCGTCGCCCAGCAACTCGGCCGGCTCGCCGGGCAGGCCCGTGGGGCCGCCGGGGAGGCCGAGCGGTCCGCCGCCGCCGCGGCCCGGTCGCAGGAGGCCCTCGACCAGGCGCTCGGCGATGTGGAGGAACTCGCCGAACGGCTCGCCGTCGCCGAGGAGATGCCGTTCGACGAGGAGCCCGACACCTCCGTGCGCGACCGGCTCGCCGCCGACGGGGCCAACGCCCGGCAGACCGAGATGGAGGCCCGCCTCCAGGTGCGGACGCACGAGGAGCGCGTCAAAGGGCTCGCCGGGCGGGCCGACTCCCTGGACCGGGCCGCCCGCACGGAACGTGAGGCACGCGTACGTGCCGAGCAGCGGCGGGCCCGGCTGCGGCACGAGGCGGCCGTCGCCGAGGCCGTCGCCGCCGGCGCCCGGCACCTGCTCGCGCACGTCGAGGTGTCCCTCGCGCGTGCCGACGAGGAGCGCGCCGCCGCCGAGGCCGCCAAGGTCCACCGCGAGCAGGAACTCGCCCGCGCGCGGACCGAGGGACGCGATCTCAAGGCGGAACTCGACAAGTTGACGGATTCAGTTCACCGGGGCGAGGTACTCGGCGCCGAGAAGCGGCTGCGGATGGAGCAGCTGGAGACCAGGGCGCTGGAGGAACTGGGTGTCGAACCGGAGGGACTGGTGGCGGAGTACGGCCCGCACCGGCTGGTGCCGCCCTCGCCCCCCGCCGAGGGCGAGCAGCTGCCGGAGGCCGAGGCCGACAGCGGCTCCGCCGCGAAGTCGCACCCGCGCGACAGGCCCCGTCCCTTCGTGCGGGCCGAGCAGGAGAAGCGCCTGAAGACCGTCGAGCGCGCGTACCAGCAGCTCGGCAAGGTGAACCCGCTCGCCCTGGAGGAGTTCGCCGCGCTGGAGGAACGCCACCAGTTCCTCGGCGAGCAGCTGGAGGACCTGAAGAAGACCCGCGTGGATCTGCTCCAGGTCGTCAAGGAGGTCGACGAGCGGGTCGAGCAGGTCTTCAGCGAGGCCTACTGGGACACGGCCAGGGAATTCGAGGGAGTCTTCTCCCGGCTGTTCCCCGGCGGCGAGGGGCGGCTGGTGCTGACCGATCCCGACAACATGCTCACCACGGGCGTGGACGTCGAGGCGCGTCCGCCGGGCAAGAGGGTCAAGCGGCTGTCGCTGCTCTCGGGCGGCGAGCGGTCACTGACCGCCGTGGCGCTGCTGGTGTCGATCTTCAAGGCGCGGCCGAGCCCGTTCTACGTCATGGACGAGGTCGAGGCCGCTCTCGACGACACCAACCTCCAGCGGCTCATCCGGATCATGCAGGAGCTGCAGGAGGCCTCGCAGCTGATCGTGATCACGCACCAGAAGCGCACCATGGAGGTCGCCGACGCGCTCTACGGCGTCTCCATGCAGGGCGACGGTGTGTCCAAAGTCATCAGCCAGCGCCTCAGCCGGACGACCTGA
- a CDS encoding acylphosphatase: MSEDVRLVAWVRGRVQGVGFRWFTRAKALEIGDLSGFALNLADGRVQVVAEGSRERCDGLLDWLQDGDTPGRVDGVTEIWDTPRGGYDGFAIR, from the coding sequence ATGAGCGAGGATGTGCGACTGGTCGCCTGGGTGAGGGGACGCGTCCAAGGTGTGGGTTTCCGCTGGTTCACGCGGGCCAAGGCGCTGGAGATCGGCGACCTGAGTGGCTTTGCTCTCAATTTGGCGGACGGACGCGTCCAGGTGGTTGCGGAGGGCTCCCGCGAGCGGTGCGACGGACTGCTCGACTGGCTCCAGGACGGCGACACGCCCGGACGCGTGGACGGCGTCACCGAGATCTGGGACACACCCCGGGGCGGATATGACGGCTTCGCCATCCGCTGA
- a CDS encoding sugar porter family MFS transporter: MTSSEQAQKSGAGTARPEHLGRVVFIAASAAMGGFLFGYDSSVINGAVEAIRDRYDIGSAALAQVIAIALIGCAIGAATAGRVADRIGRIRCMQIAAVLFTVSAIGSAVPFSLYDLAFWRVVGGIAIGMASVIGPAYIAEVAPPAYRGRLGSFQQAAIVIGIAVSQLVNWGILNAAGGDQRGEVLGLEAWQVMLGIMVVPAVVYGLLSFTIPESPRYLISAGKHERAREVLEEVEGKEIDLDARVTEIETAMHSEERSRFKDLLGGSFFFKPIVWVGIGLSVFQQFVGINVAFYYSATLWQSVGVDPTDSFFYSFTTSIINIVGTVIAMIFVDRIGRRPLALIGSVGMVIGLALEAWAFSFDLVDGKLPATQGWVALVAAHIFVLFFALSWGVVVWVMLGEMFPNRIRAAALGVAAAAQWIANWAITASFPSLADWNLSVTYVIYTVFAALSIPFVLKFVKETKGKALEEMG; this comes from the coding sequence GTGACCAGCTCAGAGCAGGCACAGAAGTCAGGAGCCGGTACGGCTCGCCCCGAGCATCTCGGGCGCGTCGTCTTCATCGCGGCGTCGGCCGCCATGGGCGGTTTCCTCTTCGGCTACGACAGTTCCGTGATCAACGGCGCCGTCGAGGCCATCCGTGACCGTTACGACATCGGTTCGGCCGCTCTCGCACAGGTCATCGCGATCGCGCTGATCGGCTGTGCCATCGGCGCGGCCACCGCCGGCCGCGTGGCCGACCGCATCGGCCGCATCCGGTGCATGCAGATCGCCGCGGTCCTGTTCACCGTCAGCGCCATCGGCTCCGCCGTCCCCTTCTCCCTCTACGACCTCGCCTTCTGGCGGGTCGTCGGCGGCATAGCCATCGGTATGGCCTCCGTCATCGGCCCGGCCTACATCGCCGAAGTCGCCCCGCCCGCCTACCGCGGCCGGCTCGGCTCCTTCCAGCAGGCCGCGATCGTCATCGGCATCGCCGTGTCGCAACTGGTCAACTGGGGCATCCTGAACGCCGCCGGCGGCGACCAGCGCGGTGAGGTGCTGGGCCTGGAGGCATGGCAGGTCATGCTCGGCATCATGGTCGTCCCGGCCGTGGTCTACGGGCTTCTCTCCTTCACCATCCCCGAGTCCCCGCGCTACCTGATCTCCGCCGGCAAGCACGAGCGCGCCCGCGAGGTCCTCGAAGAGGTCGAGGGCAAGGAGATCGACCTGGACGCCCGCGTCACCGAGATCGAGACGGCGATGCACAGCGAGGAGAGGTCCCGCTTCAAGGACCTGCTCGGCGGCAGCTTCTTCTTCAAGCCGATCGTCTGGGTCGGTATCGGCCTGTCGGTCTTCCAGCAGTTCGTCGGCATCAACGTCGCGTTCTACTACTCCGCGACGCTGTGGCAGTCGGTCGGCGTCGACCCGACGGACTCGTTCTTCTACTCCTTCACCACGTCGATCATCAACATCGTCGGCACCGTCATCGCGATGATCTTCGTCGACCGCATCGGCCGCAGGCCGCTCGCGCTCATCGGCTCCGTCGGCATGGTGATCGGCCTCGCGCTGGAGGCCTGGGCGTTCTCCTTCGACCTCGTCGACGGCAAGCTCCCCGCCACCCAGGGCTGGGTCGCGCTGGTGGCCGCCCACATATTCGTCCTCTTCTTCGCCCTGTCGTGGGGCGTGGTCGTCTGGGTCATGCTCGGCGAGATGTTCCCCAACCGGATCCGCGCCGCCGCCCTGGGTGTGGCCGCCGCCGCGCAGTGGATCGCCAACTGGGCCATCACCGCGAGCTTCCCGTCGCTGGCCGACTGGAACCTGTCGGTGACCTACGTGATCTACACCGTGTTCGCCGCGCTCTCCATCCCGTTCGTCCTGAAGTTCGTCAAGGAGACGAAGGGCAAGGCCCTGGAGGAAATGGGCTGA
- a CDS encoding YceD family protein, protein MALNARLDHRNPLVFDTHELGRRPGALQRLTRSIEAPRDLGIQGVIGVPEGAPVELGLRLESVMEGVLVTGTARATAEGECVRCLEPLELELVAEYQEMFSYPDADDRGRAKAEPGDDAEDDEDRLPLEDGMFDLEPVLRDAVVLALPMQPVCQDDCPGLCSECGARLADDPDHHHDAVDIRWAALQGLAGSPEDGEKDDMSGAEPGVDEKQEK, encoded by the coding sequence ATGGCTCTGAACGCCCGCCTCGACCACCGCAATCCCCTCGTGTTCGACACACACGAGCTGGGACGGAGGCCGGGCGCGCTGCAGCGCCTGACCCGCTCGATCGAAGCGCCCAGGGACCTCGGGATCCAGGGAGTCATCGGAGTGCCGGAAGGCGCTCCGGTGGAGCTCGGACTCCGGCTCGAGTCGGTCATGGAGGGTGTGCTTGTCACAGGCACCGCCCGTGCGACGGCCGAGGGGGAGTGCGTAAGGTGTCTGGAGCCGCTCGAGCTGGAGCTCGTCGCGGAATACCAGGAGATGTTCTCGTACCCTGACGCCGACGACCGGGGCCGCGCGAAGGCGGAACCGGGCGACGACGCCGAGGACGACGAGGACAGGCTCCCTCTCGAGGACGGCATGTTCGACCTCGAGCCCGTGCTGCGTGATGCGGTGGTGCTCGCACTGCCGATGCAGCCGGTGTGCCAGGACGACTGCCCCGGCCTGTGCTCCGAGTGCGGAGCCCGGCTCGCGGACGACCCGGACCACCACCACGACGCCGTCGACATCCGTTGGGCGGCACTGCAGGGACTCGCCGGTTCACCCGAAGATGGCGAGAAGGACGACATGAGCGGCGCCGAACCGGGCGTCGACGAGAAGCAGGAGAAGTAG